The sequence below is a genomic window from Thalassomonas haliotis.
GTGAAAGCCGCCTTTGGGCGGCTTTTTCTTTACTCATCATACATTTTTGGCTGTGTTCCATAATATTGTTGTCACCCATAAGCTGCTACCAATATTTGCTGTTTATCTAGCTTTGCGTGGCTTTCTTTAAACCACGCAAGATAATTTGATAAGTATTTGGTGGCAACTCCTTTCATTTTTCCGTTAACCCAACCTTTAAAGTGAGCTATCGCGCCATTAACCGTTTGGATATGGTAAACCTTATCTATCACCCTTACTTGGTTGTTTATCAGACGTTTATGGTCACAATTTTTTTGCTTGGCTATTTCCACATATGACCAGGAGCCATCGCTGCATAAGACCGAATTTTCTGTAATATTCTCAGTCAAGTGAGCCGCTATTTCTGCCCTAGTATCAGCAGATAAAATTGCATTAATCATATGGTTACTGCGATCAATAGATAAAAGCACGGTCACCTGACCTTCTTTCGTTCTTTTATCAAGGTTACCGCCGCGTTTTCTAGGCTTCTTTTGGTGTGCCAATGTTTTTGAGCCTTTTTCGGAGCGAGCAAGAAAAAACTCATCAACTTCAATAATGCCCGACAACTTATCCTGGTTTTTGCCTGCCTGGGCCATTAAGAAACGATGACGCCATAAAAAAGCGGTTTTAAGATTAATGCCGCAAATATCTGCCGCTTCTCTTAACGTTAATTTCAACACCATACAGCGCGCATATTCTTCCCACAGATGGCACTTATGTAGCTTAGCTAAAGGCGTATTGGTCTTGTTATTAAAGGTTTTCTGGCAATCCTTGCAACGGTACCTCTGTATGGCGCCTGACTTCCCCCATTTTTTTAAATGACGGGAATGGCAGTGCGGGCATTGAGATGACACATCAAAAAGTGGCTGAATGAGCTCATCTGTGCTGATTTCAGCATCTAATGCTTGAATTGACTGATGAACTTTCTCCCTTTGCGCTGGTGTCATAGAGAAAAGTGCTTTCGTTATCTGGTTAAGCTTACCTACAAATGATTTTGTATTCATCGCTATTACCTTCAATAAGTTAGTCGCACTTATCAGTATAGACAACAATTTTCTACAACAGAGCCACATTTTTATTCCCTTAGCCTGATTGAAGCAAAACCTTCTTACCTGACGCGACCTATAGCTAAACGAACTTCCACGCTATCCCTGCTGAGCTGTTACACAAGTACTATACTTAGATCACCGTGAGTTAACGTCTGCTAAAATGCACGGGAGCTAGCATGGCTATTTCAATCAATCATGTTCAAACACAATTATCTGTCACCCCTGCCGACCGTCAACAGCAAGCCGAACGGGCCGCGCAAGAACGCCGCGAGCAAGAAGCAATCCAGCAGCAAAGGCAACAAGCCCAGGTACAACAAAGAGAAAGAGAAGAAGAAAACCGTACTGCCGCACAAGAAAGAAATGCACGCACTATCGATGTGATCGTTTAACTCCCGACAGGGAGGCAGAGCAGGATATCAATAAAAATATCGATATCCCTCGTCCTGCCTTTGCCTCGTGAGCAGTCGGTAGCGACAAAGCAAATCTGATAAGTTTGTTTAAAATGTCACAATAGCTTCAATGGCAAATAAGTCCTTGTCACCATTAGATAATAAGTTGTTTTCCGTTTCGGAATATTCAAAAACAAGCAATAAGTCATCAGAGACTTTATAAGAAGGCGAAATGGTCCATTTTTCAATATCCGTGATCTCAAAGTCGGCTTCATTTTCAACTTCCAGGGCGCTGGTCCTCAGCGTTAAGCCTATTTTGCTGGTAAATTCATAATTTGCCATAACCAGCCAACCATCCCCTTCATAATCTTTACCGCCCCAATCTTCAAGATGATTATATTCTGCCGCCAGGGTTAAACCATTTTTGCTATAGCTGGCCCAAAGGTTAGTTAACGCCTGATCATAATTAGCAATTTCTTCTGTGGTATAACCCAGATGGATGGTAACGTCCGGGATAGATTTCACCTTAACCGCAAAGTCATAGGCATTATCATCTGTTTCTGTATCTTTGGAATCCCAGGCACTGGCAACTATCGCGCCGTGAAGGGTAAAATCATCATTACTGTAGGTAACACTCGCGCCGTTCATCATGCCCGGATATACTAAGGTTGCAGATGTGGAAAACTGATATAGATCAGGGGCATGAAAAGCTTCCCACCCCTGGATACTCAGGAATTTTCCGGCAACGATATTGAGGTTTTTATTTACCTGGTAATTCAGGTGTGCCTGTTCCAGTTCAAAGTCTTCGTCACTGCTGCCGCGAACGTGCGCTACAACACTTAAGTTATCTTTGCCCTGATATAAAAACCTTAATTCCAGCGCATCCAGGGTAAAGTCATCTTTGGTGTTGTCGTCAACATCCTCCGAAACAAAAGAAGCATCCAGGTAACCCGAAAACGAAATCGGATCATGGGTTGCCGCAAGGGACTGCGCTGAAATCAATGCCAGGCTTGATAAGGTTAAACACGTATATGCTCTCATATATTAAGTCCTCTCCAAAAATTACCTAAGTTAAGTTTTACCGCATTATTATTACGACTCACTACGAGATAAGTTTTTCAGTATTTTTATAACGACTTACTACAAGTTAAGCTGCATCACTTTTTATTACGACTTACTACAAGCTAGGGTTTACCATTTTCTTTACGACTTAGTACAAATTAAGCTGTACGCCTTTGATATATTTTGACTCGTTAGCCTCTATCCTCTTTTATACAAACATAGTCCAAGATATATATGATCACATCTTTATTCCCCTGAATGTCAGGCATAAAGATCAGCTGCAA
It includes:
- a CDS encoding IS1595 family transposase → MNTKSFVGKLNQITKALFSMTPAQREKVHQSIQALDAEISTDELIQPLFDVSSQCPHCHSRHLKKWGKSGAIQRYRCKDCQKTFNNKTNTPLAKLHKCHLWEEYARCMVLKLTLREAADICGINLKTAFLWRHRFLMAQAGKNQDKLSGIIEVDEFFLARSEKGSKTLAHQKKPRKRGGNLDKRTKEGQVTVLLSIDRSNHMINAILSADTRAEIAAHLTENITENSVLCSDGSWSYVEIAKQKNCDHKRLINNQVRVIDKVYHIQTVNGAIAHFKGWVNGKMKGVATKYLSNYLAWFKESHAKLDKQQILVAAYG
- a CDS encoding porin; this translates as MRAYTCLTLSSLALISAQSLAATHDPISFSGYLDASFVSEDVDDNTKDDFTLDALELRFLYQGKDNLSVVAHVRGSSDEDFELEQAHLNYQVNKNLNIVAGKFLSIQGWEAFHAPDLYQFSTSATLVYPGMMNGASVTYSNDDFTLHGAIVASAWDSKDTETDDNAYDFAVKVKSIPDVTIHLGYTTEEIANYDQALTNLWASYSKNGLTLAAEYNHLEDWGGKDYEGDGWLVMANYEFTSKIGLTLRTSALEVENEADFEITDIEKWTISPSYKVSDDLLLVFEYSETENNLLSNGDKDLFAIEAIVTF